A stretch of the Bdellovibrio sp. 22V genome encodes the following:
- the mreC gene encoding rod shape-determining protein MreC, which yields MNFFNFDLKKLVMIGIVLALPLISINMQQRQQESNWLSKPFSLLGSAVSETFYGFSSGVKGTTAMYVDLINIKKHSEELKSSNNELQARLEKMNELLMENDRLRGLLTFKEQTKMSLMAAQVIGRDLVIDHNTVTINKGTNDGLKAGQAVITTGGVLGYIFKPEAFTSHVMLITDRYAVVDGIVQRTRAHGIVEGKSQYGCSLKYVEKTEDVKEGDLVVTGGLDNIFPKGFPVAVVESVERKTFSVSLKVDLRPVVDPYKVEEVFVVLSAANEDFGDKYAPQAATETPEGDAPAATATPAPAATPAASPSTPKKPEEKRQ from the coding sequence TTGAACTTTTTCAACTTTGATCTCAAAAAATTGGTGATGATCGGGATTGTTTTGGCTTTGCCGCTCATTTCCATCAACATGCAGCAAAGACAGCAAGAATCTAATTGGCTTTCGAAACCTTTCTCCCTTCTTGGTAGCGCTGTGTCCGAAACTTTCTATGGCTTCAGCAGCGGGGTCAAAGGCACGACGGCAATGTACGTGGATTTGATTAATATTAAGAAACACAGCGAAGAACTCAAAAGCAGCAATAACGAATTGCAGGCGCGTTTGGAAAAAATGAACGAGCTTCTTATGGAGAATGATCGTCTGCGCGGACTTTTGACGTTCAAAGAACAAACGAAGATGAGCTTGATGGCGGCGCAAGTGATCGGCCGTGATCTGGTGATCGATCACAACACCGTGACAATCAATAAAGGCACCAACGATGGTTTGAAAGCCGGTCAAGCGGTAATCACCACCGGCGGTGTTTTGGGTTATATCTTTAAACCTGAAGCTTTCACGTCGCACGTGATGTTGATCACGGACCGCTATGCGGTGGTGGATGGTATCGTGCAAAGAACTCGCGCACACGGTATCGTTGAGGGAAAAAGCCAGTACGGTTGTTCTTTGAAGTACGTGGAAAAAACAGAAGACGTTAAAGAAGGCGACCTTGTTGTCACGGGCGGCCTTGATAACATCTTCCCGAAAGGTTTCCCGGTGGCGGTCGTGGAATCCGTCGAACGCAAAACTTTCAGCGTTTCTCTTAAAGTAGATTTGCGCCCTGTGGTGGATCCTTACAAGGTCGAAGAAGTTTTTGTCGTGCTTTCTGCGGCGAACGAAGACTTCGGCGACAAGTATGCTCCGCAAGCGGCAACGGAAACTCCGGAAGGCGATGCGCCGGCCGCGACTGCAACACCGGCGCCAGCAGCGACTCCAGCCGCTTCTCCATCCACTCCGAAAAAACCTGAGGAGAAAAGACAGTGA
- a CDS encoding Fur family transcriptional regulator: MGKDSVPFLPRQHDEDIVVHQDEFDDSELKRIIRALNLKVTTQRMAILKSLHEGRRHVTAQELYEKLNKDHPDIGFATVYRFLRTLTEGAFVTEVRMGGLPARYELTPKGHHDHLTCVKCGKICEFENKAIESLQEKVANQFGFKLTHHILELYGVCPACQAKSAT; the protein is encoded by the coding sequence ATGGGTAAAGACTCCGTTCCATTCCTGCCAAGACAACATGATGAAGATATCGTCGTTCACCAGGACGAGTTCGATGACTCGGAATTAAAGCGTATTATTCGTGCTTTAAACCTGAAGGTGACGACACAGAGAATGGCGATCTTGAAGTCCTTGCACGAGGGCCGTCGTCACGTCACCGCTCAAGAACTTTACGAAAAACTCAATAAAGATCATCCTGATATTGGCTTTGCGACGGTGTACCGTTTTCTTCGTACTTTGACAGAGGGTGCTTTCGTAACGGAAGTTCGTATGGGCGGATTGCCGGCTCGTTATGAATTAACACCAAAGGGTCACCATGACCATTTAACGTGTGTAAAATGCGGTAAGATCTGTGAATTCGAAAATAAAGCGATTGAGAGTTTGCAAGAGAAGGTCGCGAACCAATTTGGTTTCAAACTGACTCATCATATTCTTGAGCTTTACGGCGTATGTCCAGCTTGCCAGGCGAAGTCTGCGACATAA
- a CDS encoding nucleoside triphosphate pyrophosphatase has translation MAQKQLILASTSKYRQELLSRLAYTFTSQAPLIDEEKEKDPSLSPRALAEKLAYLKAASLKAPGRVVIGGDQLVSFEGRIIGKSHTREKAVEQLLAMQGKTHELITAICVFDGDKPIPYTDITRMHMKPLSREKIERYVDLDQATDCAGSYKIEKHGIQLFEKIESQDFTAIQGLPLIELSKILENLGL, from the coding sequence ATGGCACAAAAACAACTCATTCTCGCAAGCACTTCTAAATACCGCCAAGAGCTTCTTTCTCGATTGGCTTACACTTTTACGTCCCAAGCGCCCTTGATCGACGAAGAAAAAGAGAAAGATCCGAGCCTTTCTCCAAGAGCTCTGGCCGAAAAACTCGCGTATTTGAAAGCCGCAAGCCTCAAAGCTCCGGGCCGCGTCGTTATTGGCGGCGACCAGTTGGTCTCCTTCGAAGGCCGCATCATTGGCAAATCACACACGCGCGAAAAAGCCGTCGAACAGCTTCTTGCGATGCAAGGCAAGACGCACGAGCTGATCACGGCGATCTGTGTTTTTGACGGCGACAAGCCCATTCCTTATACCGATATCACACGCATGCACATGAAGCCTTTAAGCCGCGAAAAAATCGAGCGCTACGTGGATTTGGATCAGGCGACCGATTGTGCCGGCAGTTATAAAATTGAAAAACACGGAATCCAGCTTTTTGAAAAAATCGAAAGCCAAGATTTCACGGCGATTCAAGGTTTGCCCTTGATTGAACTCAGCAAAATATTAGAGAATTTAGGTCTATGA
- a CDS encoding cytidine deaminase — protein MTEIQKKLFEAAATAQKRAHAPYSNAHIGAAVLMSDGTIHAGCNVENASFGGTVCAERVAIFKAVSEGAHKQIKEVLVISDAEKPWPPCGFCRQVIAEFANEQTVIHTANLQGKMKTFAFPEIFPEAFTPKHLD, from the coding sequence ATGACAGAGATACAAAAAAAACTTTTTGAAGCTGCGGCGACCGCACAAAAACGCGCACACGCCCCCTACTCGAACGCTCACATCGGCGCAGCCGTTTTAATGAGCGACGGCACCATTCATGCCGGATGCAATGTTGAAAATGCCTCTTTCGGTGGAACTGTTTGCGCGGAACGCGTGGCGATTTTTAAAGCGGTCAGTGAAGGCGCTCACAAACAAATCAAAGAAGTCCTGGTGATCAGTGATGCTGAAAAACCCTGGCCTCCATGCGGCTTTTGTCGTCAAGTGATTGCAGAATTCGCCAACGAACAAACCGTCATTCACACGGCCAACCTGCAAGGCAAAATGAAAACCTTCGCCTTCCCCGAGATCTTCCCGGAAGCGTTCACACCAAAACATTTAGATTAA
- the folE2 gene encoding GTP cyclohydrolase FolE2, whose amino-acid sequence MTKKNLPDVAKETHSEKYAPIDWVGMGSIEVPLLLKQSDGVYRIPARVDAKVSLDKKPSRGIHMSRLYLITQETISKNEMSLDLLGKTTDEFLKTHEDLSTQALVQVQFEAPLVRKALKSANQAWRSYPVILSAFNEEGVKSYYVEVVVTYSSTCPASAALSRQLIQDGFKQQFENQSLDYDVVHSWLGTPQGIVATPHAQRSFARVKAEVGPNYDYGALIDIVEEALQTAVQGAVKREDEQEFALRNGQNLMFCEDAARRVKEALDEKAEILDYVAEFSHVESLHPHNAVSHISKGLKLRHF is encoded by the coding sequence ATGACGAAAAAAAATCTTCCCGATGTAGCAAAAGAAACCCATTCTGAAAAGTATGCGCCCATTGACTGGGTTGGGATGGGTTCCATTGAAGTTCCTCTTTTACTCAAACAAAGTGATGGCGTGTACAGGATTCCTGCACGTGTGGATGCCAAGGTAAGTCTTGATAAAAAGCCTTCTCGTGGCATTCACATGTCTCGTCTGTATCTCATCACGCAAGAGACGATCTCTAAAAATGAAATGTCTTTGGATCTTCTCGGCAAAACCACCGACGAGTTTTTGAAAACTCACGAAGACCTTTCCACGCAAGCATTGGTGCAGGTGCAGTTCGAAGCTCCTCTTGTGCGCAAGGCTTTGAAAAGTGCGAATCAGGCGTGGCGCTCTTATCCAGTGATTCTTTCGGCCTTCAATGAAGAGGGTGTGAAGAGTTACTATGTCGAAGTCGTCGTGACTTATTCAAGCACGTGCCCGGCTTCGGCGGCGTTGTCGAGACAGCTCATTCAAGACGGTTTTAAGCAGCAGTTTGAAAATCAGTCTTTGGATTATGATGTTGTTCACTCGTGGTTGGGAACTCCGCAGGGGATTGTGGCAACACCTCATGCGCAAAGAAGTTTTGCGCGCGTGAAGGCGGAAGTCGGCCCGAATTACGATTATGGCGCTTTGATCGACATCGTTGAAGAAGCCTTGCAGACGGCGGTGCAGGGAGCGGTGAAGAGAGAAGACGAGCAGGAGTTTGCTCTTCGTAACGGACAGAACTTGATGTTCTGTGAAGATGCTGCTCGCCGCGTGAAAGAAGCGTTGGACGAGAAAGCCGAAATCTTGGATTACGTTGCTGAGTTCAGTCATGTCGAGAGTTTGCATCCGCACAACGCGGTTTCGCACATCTCGAAGGGGCTAAAGCTGCGTCATTTTTAG
- a CDS encoding endonuclease/exonuclease/phosphatase family protein, giving the protein MNLSKLLVLGTLLLGSQVHAEQYWQPDNRPPRFCLQNFNAYGPVYASGLEERTERMTGFLQALPKCDVVHLQEVWNESHINKIEKNLRHQYSMTTPNRDSRIGVMSLFMGDIKGKETVNFTVNNEGGVMDSVRDALNVKKAFHVVRAGFFGIDEDFFFMNTHLHPSSSSVRITQILDLLRWRMENPQLKLLLSGDFNADVDSLERKLVMLTLGMHDSMEEFLGGYPKGYCTYCAGNPLGWLLSDHTFDYIFFSNVGESATTLKAIEGQVNMRGTPRKPWSDHYGVRVNFSVEPAKSALTSEQTEARRIEALETLAVAAHVLKKEKGEEFRLYLKALEELSAQLKARSGKFNAYFESYR; this is encoded by the coding sequence ATGAATCTTTCAAAGCTTTTAGTCCTTGGTACATTGTTGCTGGGTTCCCAGGTCCATGCCGAGCAGTATTGGCAGCCTGACAATCGCCCGCCGCGTTTTTGCCTGCAAAACTTCAATGCCTATGGGCCCGTCTATGCAAGTGGTCTTGAAGAGCGTACCGAGCGGATGACGGGATTTTTGCAGGCCCTTCCCAAGTGTGATGTCGTGCATTTGCAAGAAGTCTGGAATGAGTCTCACATCAATAAAATCGAAAAAAATCTGCGTCACCAATATTCTATGACGACGCCTAATCGCGACTCGCGCATCGGCGTGATGTCGTTGTTTATGGGCGACATTAAAGGCAAAGAAACAGTGAATTTCACTGTGAACAACGAAGGTGGCGTCATGGACAGTGTTCGTGATGCGTTGAATGTTAAAAAAGCCTTCCATGTTGTGCGCGCGGGTTTCTTTGGTATCGATGAAGATTTCTTTTTTATGAATACACATCTGCATCCCTCTAGCTCCTCTGTGCGGATTACGCAGATTTTGGATTTGTTGCGCTGGCGGATGGAGAATCCGCAACTGAAACTTCTTTTGTCAGGTGATTTTAATGCCGATGTCGACAGTCTTGAGCGCAAGCTTGTGATGCTGACGTTGGGTATGCATGATTCGATGGAGGAATTTCTCGGCGGTTACCCGAAAGGCTACTGCACTTATTGCGCGGGAAATCCTTTGGGTTGGCTTCTTTCGGATCACACGTTTGACTATATCTTTTTCTCGAATGTGGGCGAATCTGCGACGACGTTGAAAGCCATCGAAGGACAGGTGAATATGCGGGGGACTCCGCGCAAGCCATGGTCGGATCACTATGGAGTGCGTGTGAATTTTTCCGTCGAGCCTGCAAAGTCAGCTCTGACCTCTGAACAAACGGAAGCGCGCCGTATAGAAGCCCTCGAAACTTTGGCGGTCGCAGCGCACGTTCTGAAAAAAGAAAAGGGCGAAGAATTTCGCCTGTACTTAAAGGCTTTAGAAGAGCTTTCGGCACAACTGAAAGCCCGCTCGGGAAAATTCAACGCCTACTTCGAAAGTTACCGCTAG
- a CDS encoding ankyrin repeat domain-containing protein produces MITWEEYKRSVVSEAPIFENVRKGERESVLEYLERGGSLEEKNRRGHSLLMIAAYNDQMDLVRLLLDKGADVDAMDTGGNTALMGVAFKGLTGIVALLLQRGADPFLKNAQGMMAIDFAKMFSRRDVSMLLSGEVPWSEPLPMPSSEGRGKSLSYY; encoded by the coding sequence ATGATTACTTGGGAAGAGTACAAAAGATCTGTCGTTTCCGAAGCCCCCATTTTTGAAAATGTCCGTAAAGGTGAGAGAGAAAGCGTTCTGGAATATCTTGAGCGCGGCGGTTCTCTTGAAGAGAAAAACCGACGTGGCCACAGTCTTCTGATGATTGCCGCTTACAATGATCAGATGGATCTGGTGCGCCTTCTTTTGGATAAAGGCGCTGACGTGGATGCGATGGACACCGGAGGCAATACGGCTTTGATGGGCGTGGCGTTTAAAGGTCTCACGGGAATTGTAGCTCTTCTGTTGCAGCGAGGCGCTGATCCTTTTTTAAAAAATGCTCAAGGCATGATGGCCATCGACTTCGCGAAAATGTTCTCTCGCCGTGATGTCAGTATGCTTCTTTCCGGAGAGGTTCCTTGGTCGGAGCCGTTGCCAATGCCGTCATCGGAAGGGCGCGGAAAGTCCCTGTCTTATTATTAG
- a CDS encoding SurA N-terminal domain-containing protein produces MSENMVEKMKRKLSAKSITAMVLFGAIVLVFVFSGVSDRMSGGVGSVARVNNTLISIADFQQEENRIQQYYQNLFGGSMDFSSQRQLLRQQALENLIRMELVSQAAQKNGIMATDAEVRDFIVKDIPFFQQNGQFQREFYSRYLESTRMNPGDFENKVRKDIANVRTRQMFEIVAVPTAVEMAKLQQLRAQKINVLFVKIDSEAASKAMTKEKAEAAIKALDEALVKGDEAAVNAQLKELKASWEETGLVELGAESFPKITSSVATEAIFELKKDEPLLKRLVRDGSAKYVLKLKESKVEEVKALEPMSVEMTQKRRGDGLFEAWVNQFRAKSLVTMNTQALQLN; encoded by the coding sequence ATGAGCGAGAATATGGTAGAAAAGATGAAAAGAAAGCTCTCTGCAAAGAGCATCACAGCGATGGTTCTCTTCGGTGCGATCGTTCTTGTGTTTGTCTTTTCGGGAGTGTCCGACCGTATGAGCGGGGGCGTGGGTTCTGTTGCTCGTGTGAACAACACTTTGATCTCTATTGCTGACTTTCAACAGGAAGAAAATCGCATTCAGCAGTACTACCAAAACCTCTTTGGGGGCTCGATGGATTTCAGCTCTCAGCGTCAACTTCTGCGCCAGCAAGCTCTGGAGAACTTGATCCGCATGGAATTGGTCTCTCAAGCTGCGCAAAAAAATGGCATTATGGCGACAGACGCGGAAGTTCGCGACTTTATCGTGAAAGACATTCCGTTCTTCCAGCAAAACGGCCAATTCCAAAGAGAGTTCTACAGCCGCTATCTTGAGTCGACTCGTATGAATCCGGGCGATTTCGAAAATAAAGTTCGTAAAGACATCGCAAACGTCCGTACGCGTCAGATGTTCGAGATCGTTGCTGTGCCGACAGCCGTGGAAATGGCGAAGTTGCAGCAATTGCGTGCACAAAAAATCAATGTTCTTTTTGTGAAGATCGATTCTGAAGCCGCTTCTAAGGCGATGACGAAAGAAAAAGCCGAAGCCGCGATCAAAGCTTTGGACGAAGCTCTTGTAAAGGGTGACGAAGCTGCGGTGAATGCGCAGTTGAAGGAACTTAAAGCTTCGTGGGAAGAAACAGGTTTGGTGGAGTTGGGTGCGGAAAGCTTCCCGAAAATCACAAGCTCTGTGGCGACAGAAGCAATCTTCGAACTTAAAAAGGACGAGCCTTTGTTGAAGCGTTTGGTGCGCGACGGAAGTGCGAAGTACGTTTTGAAATTGAAAGAGTCTAAAGTTGAAGAAGTAAAGGCTCTTGAGCCAATGTCTGTTGAAATGACTCAGAAGCGTCGTGGCGACGGTTTGTTCGAAGCCTGGGTGAACCAATTCCGCGCGAAATCATTGGTGACAATGAATACGCAAGCGTTGCAATTGAACTAA
- a CDS encoding class I SAM-dependent methyltransferase → MTVHMDITAFNKKAWNWQVDNNNPWTIPVTSEAVNKARNGEWSVLLTPEKPVPSSWFPKMTNLQVLALASGGGQQAPLFAAAGAKVTVFDNSPSQLAQDRMVADRDKLALTTVEGDMADLSCFADSSFDFIFHPCSNCFVPDAKPVWKEAYRVLKKGGTMIAGFCNPVLFTIDLDLEKQGIVQMKYKVPFSDATSLTEEERLKYFGPNEPLNFGHTLQDLIGGQTDVGFAITGFYEDSWKGTAPIHDFLPCFIATRALKI, encoded by the coding sequence ATGACTGTTCACATGGATATCACAGCCTTCAACAAAAAAGCCTGGAACTGGCAAGTCGACAACAACAATCCTTGGACAATTCCCGTTACATCTGAAGCAGTTAACAAAGCTCGCAACGGCGAATGGTCTGTCCTTTTAACTCCGGAAAAACCGGTGCCATCTTCGTGGTTTCCGAAGATGACAAATTTGCAAGTCTTAGCGCTGGCTTCCGGCGGAGGCCAACAAGCGCCGCTCTTTGCGGCGGCAGGCGCTAAAGTCACCGTTTTTGACAACTCTCCCAGTCAGTTGGCGCAAGATCGTATGGTTGCAGACAGAGACAAACTCGCCCTCACAACCGTTGAAGGCGATATGGCTGACTTGTCTTGTTTTGCCGACAGCTCTTTCGATTTTATCTTTCATCCTTGCTCAAACTGTTTTGTTCCCGATGCGAAACCTGTGTGGAAAGAAGCTTACCGCGTTTTGAAAAAAGGCGGCACGATGATCGCAGGCTTTTGCAATCCGGTTCTTTTCACCATAGATCTGGATTTAGAAAAACAAGGCATCGTACAAATGAAGTACAAAGTCCCCTTTTCCGATGCCACGAGCCTTACGGAAGAAGAGCGTCTGAAATATTTCGGACCGAATGAACCTTTGAATTTCGGGCATACTTTACAAGATCTCATTGGTGGCCAGACAGATGTCGGCTTTGCGATTACGGGATTTTATGAAGATTCCTGGAAAGGCACGGCTCCTATCCACGACTTCCTTCCCTGCTTCATCGCGACGAGAGCGCTAAAGATTTAA